Part of the Bacillota bacterium genome is shown below.
CTTACACGGTGATCTGGGTGACTCCATCCGCACCAACCGCCCCGTGATGGAAGAGATAGGAAGCAGGTTCCCGGCCACAGTGGAATTGACCGCCCTATCGACTGCGATAGCCATCACCCTGGGCGTGGGGATCGGGACAATCGCCGCCATACGCCAGAACAGCCCTGCGGACAGCGGCTCCATGGTTCTGGCCATCGTCTGGGTCTCCATGCCGAGTTTTTGGCTGGGCATTATCCTGCAGCTCCTGTTCGCCGTTGAGGTTCCCTGGTTCCCCATCTTCGGTCGCTCAACCCCCGTCTTTACGCTGGAGTGGATCAAGAGCCTCGTCCTTCCCGCCGTCACCCTGGGAGCCCGGAGCGCCGCCATCCTTGCCCGGATGACTCGCTCGACCCTCCTGGAGGTGATACGGGAGGATTACATCCGTACGGCCCGGTCCAAAGGGCTTACCGAGCGGGTTGTCATCTACCGGCACGCGCTCCGGAATGCCCTGATCCCAGTTACCACACTGGCCGGGCTCCAATTCGGCGCCCTCCTGGGTGGAGCGTTCATCGTAGAGACGGTGTTCGCGTGGCCTGGCGTGGGCCGTCTGGGCGTGCAGGCCATTTTCATGCGCGACATCCCCGTGGTACAGGGCATGGTCTTGCTGGTGGCCCTAATGTTCGTGCTGGTCAACATGGCGGTGGACTTGTTCTACGCATATCTCGACCCGCGCATAAGGTACGGGTGACATGCGGAATTACACTCGCTTCCTGAGACGACTGCGGAGGAACCGGGGTGCCGT
Proteins encoded:
- a CDS encoding ABC transporter permease; amino-acid sequence: MRRYIARRLLLVVPVLLGVSLLTFLMIHLTPGDPVQLMLGDQATPEAIALLKAKLGLDQPLHVQFGHYLINILHGDLGDSIRTNRPVMEEIGSRFPATVELTALSTAIAITLGVGIGTIAAIRQNSPADSGSMVLAIVWVSMPSFWLGIILQLLFAVEVPWFPIFGRSTPVFTLEWIKSLVLPAVTLGARSAAILARMTRSTLLEVIREDYIRTARSKGLTERVVIYRHALRNALIPVTTLAGLQFGALLGGAFIVETVFAWPGVGRLGVQAIFMRDIPVVQGMVLLVALMFVLVNMAVDLFYAYLDPRIRYG